The Candidatus Celerinatantimonas neptuna DNA segment TACGCCATTCGCTTCGATCTAAGACTTCATTTAAATCATACAACGTTCTAAAAAAACATTGGAGTTCGCAACTGTTACGCATTGGAACAGATTGTTCCAGTGTGTCAAATAGGTTCTCGACTCGCAAATAAGTGCGAACTTTTTCATTTAATGGATGCTCAAAAATTAATTCGTTTTGCACAGTATCCGCTCTGGCTTGTTCACCCTATGTTATCAATATAGGTTAGTTTATAGGGTGTTCTGAGAACTGTCATGGTCTTTGGCCAGTTGCAGATATTTTTTATGAAATAAAAATGCATCGGATTGCAAAGATTTAAGAGAATGAGAGTTGACTATAACATCATCGGCAATTGCCAATCGTTGTTCCCGGGTTGCCTGGCTTGAGATAATTGCTTTAGCTTGATCAGCGGAAACCTTGTCTCGTATACAAACTCTTTTTAGTTGATCCTCTGGGGAAATATCGACAACTAGTACGCGATCCGCTAATTTATGTAAACCATTTTCAACCAATAATGGAACAATTAATAATGTATATGGTGATTTTGAAGTCGCTAATTGCACCATGATTTCATGGCGAATGCGTGGGTGAAGGCATGTTTCGAGCCACTTTCGTTGTTTTGATGATTTAAATATCTGTTCACGGAGTTTGCGACGGTTTAATGTTCCATCGGGAAAAATGATGTCATCTCCAAAGTGAGATTTAATTTCTTCTAATGCGGGTTTGCCAGGTTCAACGACATGACGTGCTATAACATCTGCATCAATGCAGTCTATCCCTTGATCTGCAAATATATTTGCAACAGTTGTTTTACCGCTGGCTATTCCGCCGGTTAGAGCGACAATCATAATTGTCCTCCTGAAATTACTTATAAATTCATTAGATTGATACTTTATGCCTAATTGTATTTAAACAAAGGCCCGCTTATCCATCAGGTACGGTTATTTTAGTAAACGGCTCCTAATAATAATCCGTACCAGTGAGTGATCGTATTACCTGCCAGAAGATAAATAGATGCACCGATAGCCAGAAATGGCCCGAAAGGTAATGGTGTATGCCGATTAGAATGTTTTTTAATGAGCAAAACAATACCAAATAAAGCACCAAGTATTGAACTCAATAGTAGCGTCATCGGGAGAGCCTGCCAGCCAAACCAGGCGCCGATTGCTGCCAATAGTTTAAAATCACCATATCCCATCCCTTCTTTGTGGGTTAACAGCTTAAATCCCCAATAAAGTAACCATAAAAAAACATAACCGATGGCTGCTCCCCAAACGGCTTGACTAAGTGGAACAAACGTCTGTTGTGTGTTGATTAATAGACCTAGCCATAACAAAGGTAAGGTGAGTTGGTCGGGTAATAGCATTGTTTTAAGATCGATAACGGCTAAGGCCAGGAGTGCCAAAGTAAAAATACAGGCTAAAAACCATTGTTCACTAAGACCAAAATGGTTAAAGCAGCTAAAGATCAGTACTGGCGATAATAATTCGACAAAGAGATAGCGCCAGCCTATAGGGGCTTTGCAGTGATGGCAGTGCCCGCGAAGAACCAACCAGCTGATAACGGGAATATTGTGCCAAAAAGGAATCGTTGTGTGACAGTGGGGGCATTGCGAGCGTGGTAGCCAGAGGTTAAAGACGCCTTCTGGCAGAGGCGCTTGTTGAGAGAGCTCCTCTAAAAATTGCTGGCTATCTTCGCGCCATTGGCGCTTTAGAATTAAAGGAAGCCGGTAAATGAGCATATTTAGGAATGATCCTATAATGAGTGCTAATATCAAGGTAAAAGTGATGAAGGTAATTGGCGAATATTGCCAAACCATTGAGAGTGTATTCATCAGGGATCCTGTGGCTTTTAGTGAATAACCCGACCAAGGTCGAAAATGGGTAGATATATTGCAACGACGATGACCCCTATGACAAGACCAACGACGGCCATGACCAATGGCTCAATAAGATTTACCAGGACTTCGGTCGTAGCCATTAGTTCTTCGTGACCTAGTTCAGTTATTTTAACCAGCATTTTATCAAGTGTCCCGCTTTCTTCGCCAATCATCAGTAATTGCAGGTGATCTCTGGTGAGCAGTTGCATTTGACTGGCTGCAGCGTAAAAACTATCTCCCTCATGAATTAGTTTCATTGTTTCTTTTAGTTTTGTCTGAAACAGGCCATTGTTGCTAGCTTCATATGCACAGTTCAATCCCTGCATAATGGGCAATCCACTCGTGTAGGTTGTCATTAAAATTGAATTGATTCTTTGCTGTTGGCTTTGCAATAAAATTTTACCGAGCATCGGTATTTCAAAAATAACTTTTTCTTGTATGTGACGTAAATTTGGCCAACGACGTTGAGCAACATAGATAGTGAATGCGCTTATACTTACAGTAACTAATATATAAGGCAATAGAATTTGAAGGTGCTGGCTTACATCTAAGATCCATTGTGTGTAGGCTGGAATAGGAGTGTGTAATTCATTAAATAAACTGGTGAATTTTGGAATGATAAAATGGAGCATAAATATGAGCGTAAGGCTCGTCATAATAATGACGATGGTCGGATAACTCAATGAATTAATGAGTTTTCGTCGTAGACTGAGTTGTCTTTTAAGGTGTTCAGACAGATAGATGAATATTTCAGGTAATTTTCCTGATCGCTCACCTGTTTTGATGAGCTGACTATAGAGTATCGGGAACTGTTTTGATTGTTCAAGTGCTGTAGAAAATGCTTTGCCTTCTTCAATCATGCTGATCAGTTGTTGGATGAGTGTCTTTAAATTTTTTTGATGGTAGCGTTGGTGAAGTATATTGAGTGTTTGATGAAGTGACATCCCTGCATTGAGTGACGTAGCTAGTTGTTCCACAAACATATAGCGTTGTGTCAGTGTCAGAGGTCGACGAAGCCATTTTGTGAGCCAACAAGGTAGCCTGCGGGCTTTAATTAAACTGATTTGCTCAGAGATCAGCTGTTGCTGTAGATGATGTTCAGAAGGTGCAAGATAGCGACCTTTACGTAGTTTGCCGTATTGATCAACGCCTTTCCAATAATAAAAACAGTTAATTAATGTATTCATAGCCGAGTACTCTTGCTATTTCATCTTTGCTGGTGATGCCATTACGGATTAGATAGCTGGCATGTTCTTTAAAATTACAATGGCTGTGTTGTGTGATTTCATTCTGGAGATGAATGTTTGACTGGGTCTCAATGAGTTTCCCAATGGTGTTGGTGATGGGGAGTAATTCAAAAATGCCAATACGTCCTTTAAAACCGTTATGGCAGTGTGAGCATCCTATAGGTAAATAATATGGCTCTGAAGAAGATGAGTTTAGCTGACGACATTTAGGACAGAGCTTTCTCACTAAGCGTTGAGCGACAATTAATTGGACTGATTCACTAATTTGGTAAGGTGTAATACCCAGTTGATTCAGCCTGGTTAATGTTTTTAAAGCATTATTGGTATGTAGAGTCGTTAATACCAGATGACCTGTCAGGGAGGCGTGAAAAGCCATATTTAATGTTTCACTATCACGGATTTCTCCAACCATGATTACATCAGGATCCTGACGGAGAAAAGCCCGGAGCAGGCAGGCGAACGTTAATCCGGCTGGTGGATTAACAGCTACTTGATTGATACCAGAGAGGCTGATTTCAACAGGATCTTCGGCTGTTGAAATATTCAGCGTCGGATGATTAATTTGATCTAATGCTGCATATAGTGTGCGGGTTTTCCCTGCTCCTGTAGGGCCTGTAACGATAATCATGCCCTGAGGCTGAGATAATGCCCGATGTAGTATCGCAAGTTGTTTTTCAGTAAATCCTAACTGCGCTAAAGTTGGTGAATGTCGGTGTGTTCCTAAAAATCTTAAGACGATTTTTTCACCGTAGATTGTGGGCAAGGTGCTAATACGAATATCTGCATGAATCAGTCTGTCGGGAGAGAGAGACAGTTGTCCATCTTGAGGGATCCGTTTTTGCGCAATATCCAGATTGGCATTCATTTTTAACCATGAGCTAATTCTCGGTGCTTGAGATAGCGGGAGTGTCAAATAATGCTGTAGTAATCCATCAAAGCGTGCTCTTAGACGGTATTCCTGTTCCATGGGTTCGAAATGGAGGTCAGAGGCCCCGTCAGTCCATGCTTTGTCGATAATTTGGTAAATCTGCTTACTTAGTGACAGGTGAGTTTCGTCGTGTCGTGACAGTTGAGCATGAGAAGCTGGGATGGATTGTGCTATTTTATCGAGTTGTTGTTTGAGCCAGAGTGGGTGGAGGATCTGTAATTCAACATCTTGCTGGCATAGTTCGCGAAATTCATCAATTAGCAAATCATCTGTTGGATCGATGACACCTATCTGGATAACGCCGGCATAGCAGCTGGTAACAATGACTTGTCGATCGAGCAGGTGATCAAGTTGTAATTTTGCAGGGAGATTAGAGTCATCGTGGGGTTGTGTCAATGGCGGCTTTGCAGCCAGTTGTTGTGCGTATAGACTTACTTCATCGGCATCAAGCTGTTTTTGGGCGATTAACTGCAGAAGCCAGCGTTGCGGGCGGTGAGGATATTGGGCTTTGATATTCTCCAGTGCAGGCAGAGCTTGTGGGTAGTGTTTACACAGTCGTTCAGCTAGATGAGTTGTTGCTTCCATCATTAGCACCAACCTTGATTGATACAACGGCCATGGGCTGTCCAGGTGAGGGTTCCTTGTTGGCTTAAAACACCGTTAAGATGATAATCGATATTATTGTTATCTTGATCTTTAAGATGGCTGGCGACAACGATAATGGAGTATCCCTGTGAAGCTGAACTACTGTTTGAGTCACTTAATGCTTTAACAGTGAGTGACTTGATATTTGTGTTGTGGGTATGGCCAGATGTTATTGTGTAGGGCGATGTTGCTTGAATACAAGGATCATTTTCTTGTGATTCACCGAGGGAATCAGGAGAATGGGTCTGTACGCAGATTTCCAGTGCTGCTTTAACAGGTGCTGCTGCTTCAATGATTTCAGAGAATTTAGCCCGGTTGATGTAGTTGGTATATATCGGCATCGCAATAGCCGCCAAAGTTGCAACGATAGCCATACTCACCATTAATTCAATTAAGGTAAATCCGAAATTAAGCAAAGTCCGTTTCATTTTTCTTTCAATTAATAATAAAATTATCAATAATGTAACGGATTATAATTTCAAAGCCAAGCGGAACATGGAATATTGTATAAAACGTTATTCTGTGCGACTGAATGGGGGACGAAAGAGCTGGCTGTAATAACACAAGATACATTTCAATGGGTTTGTGGTTAGTTTGCTGTTCATTTATTCATATTACCTTCGAACCTGATTTGTGAAGAGAGCTACACGTTACAGGTCTTTTCTTGTCTAAATAAACAGCAAAAGTTGCAAAAATCACCACCAAAGATCAACAGCCTTTAAAGATAAGGAATCCTACGTTTAACAATGGTGTATAAAACGCATTGATAAATCCAGGGCTTTGATGTGTTTGGTCAGAGCACCAACAGAGATAAAATCAACTCCAGTGAGTGCATAATCACGGATTGTGTTCAGTGTTACATCCCCTGATACTTCTAATTTGATCGCTTGTTTGTGTAATTTTTGACGTGTTGTTATAGCTTCTTTCATCATCTCGATTGTGAAATTATCGAGCATAATTACATCACAGGGACACGTTAGTGCTTCTCGAAATTCATCAAGATTTTCAACTTCGATTTCAACTTTTGTTGTCGGTGCTATTTGTTTGGCTCTTTCAATAGCCTTATGAATACATCCACAAGCCATAATGTGGTTTTCTTTAATGAGAAACGCATCGAACAGGCCAAAGCGATGATTATGACCACCGCCGACGGTTACTGCATATTTACTGGCAAAACGCAATCCAGGCAGGGTTTTTCGTGTATCTAATAATTGGCAATGAGTCCCTTGTAATTTTTGGACATATTGTGAAGTTACTGTCGCTATAGCTGATAGTGTCTGTATAAAATTAAGAGCCGTGCGTTCACCGGTTAATAATATCCGGGAAGGGCCATGAAGATGGCAGATTGTCTGGTTTGGACTGAGTTGTTGCCCTTCGTTGATTTGCCATTCGATTTTGATAGACGACGAATGGAGTTGGTTAAATACCTCTTCGACGAAAGGTTGCCCACAAAAAATACCTTTTTCACGACTGATTATAGTGGCTGTACTGGTGTTTTCTGAAGGGATGAGCTGAGCACTCAGATCCTTATCAGCATTGCCGTTTAAATCTTCAGCCAAAGCGGCTTTGACGTTATCTTTTAGTATGTGTGAGGCGATCATGCCTATAATCCTTGAGATAGATGCTGTATGTTCAATGGCTGTTATCAAAGGTAAACCGATTGACAGTAGAATTTCTTATCAGCCATTATTACATAAAACAGATTGTTTTGAATCCATGCAAATACCGGCCATCATTGAATTAGAATATGAACAGTGGTTGAATAATGCCATCCGATGTATCAGCCCTTTTTATAATGACCGACCTGATGCAGATGATATTTCGTTGTTGGTCATTCATTGTATCAGCCTTCCCAGAGGGTGTTATCGCAACCAAATGGTTCAGCATCTATTTCAGGGACGGCTAGGCTGTTTTTCTCATCCGGAACTAAAAAATGTTGCAACTTTGAATGTATCGGCCCATCTTTTTATTGATCGGGTTGGTACCTGTTATCAGTTTGTCCCTTTTAATCGTCGAGCCTGGCATGCGGGGATTTCTTGTTTTGAAGGGGTTGATAATTGTAATGATTATTCGATCGGGATTGAATTAGAAGGTATTGATGATGGTTCATTTACAACCTTACAGTACAATAGGTTGGTGGAGGTGAGTCGTCTCCTTGTCAATCATTATCCTAGAATGACTCATGAGCGAATTGTCGGTCATAGCGATATAGCCCCTGAACGTAAGACAGATCCTGGTAATGGGTTTGATTGGTCTTATTATCGACAACAGTTGTTGGGCAACTCGTAGTGACAAATAGTCTGGAGCATGCATGTCCCTTATAGCTTTAATTATTGCGTTAATTTTAGAGCGAACCCGTCATTATCAATCGCGCTGGTTGTGGCAGGATGTTACGCATCGCTGGTTTAGCTGGTTACCCTGTAGACATAGTTTAAGCTGGCTGGCTTTAGGTGTTGGATTACCGACGATATTCATTGCCATTGTGCAGTGGTTTGTTCGCGGCTGGTTATTTGGGAGCGTATCTTTTGTTTTATGGATTACGATCCCATTATTGATATTAGGGTGTCCACAGTTGCAAAAATCATTTAGGGAATATTTACGAGACAGTATCGAGGATCCTCAGCAAGCGTGTCAGATTTTTAATCAACAGTTAGATGTAATTTATCCTGGATGTGCCAGTCAACCACTTGATTCGCTGGAACAAACTAGTCGTTTTTTATGTTGGATTAATTTTCGTTATTACTTTTCTGTAATTTTCTGGTTTAGCTTAGGTGGACCATTTCTCGCAATGAGCTATGGGTTGTTGCGAAGTTTGCATCGCTGGGCGATTGAGAATTCCCAATCGGGATGTTCAGTTGATATGTTAACTCGTTTACTTCATTGGATTGATTGGATCCCTGTACGTCTTAGTACTTTTAGTTTTGTTGTGTGTGCTGGTTCAGCGAGTGGTTTTAAAGTCTGGCTTCATTCGTTACGAGATGTTCATCATGCTAATGCTGATTGGTTAGGGCAAGTTGGTGCAGAATGTCGGGAACGTCATGAAGAAAAACCAATTACTTATAATCAAATGATGATGGCGACGGTTTATTTGTTAAAAAGTAGTATCCTTTTGACACTGGTTATTATTGCGTTATTTACACTTTACGGTTGGCTAGTTTAAAGCCAACCCATCTCTCTCATCGATATCCTTGATGTGATAAATGGTCAGACCATTACATTAATGTGTGATCTTTATCACAAAAACCATTCTGTTTATATTCTTGATAAAAGTTATTTACTTCCCTTAAAAACCTGAAAATCAAAACGTCAAATAATGTTAATACATTGTTCTATTCAGTTGAATTCCCTTATTTTTTATAAGCGAATATGGTTGAATTATTGTTTTATGTCATGTTTTGTTGCTGTGTGATTGGTTAAATAATCATTATTTGATGTGAATCAAAAGTGCTGGACTTCACAAATTCGTTCTGATACTTTTCTGACTGTCAATTGGTATTACCAATAGTGAACTAAAGTGAACTATCCTCGAATAAAACAGCAACCCAAACTATCGGACATGATTGTGAATTCGCTTGAAACCATGATCCTGGAAGGCAGTTTACGTCCAGGCCAGCGATTGCCGGCCGAACGGGAACTCGCAAAGCGGTTTGATGTATCAAGGCCTTCATTACGAGAAGCAATCCAAAAACTAGAAGCGAAAGGATTGGTTGTTCGACGCCAGGGGGGAGGCACTTTTGTTCAAGAGGATCTTCGAGAAGGATTAACCGATCCGCTATTTAAACTTTTATCCGAGCACCCAGAAGGTCAATTGGATCTTTTAGAGTTCCGTCATGCTTTTGAAGGCATTGCTGCTTACTACGCAGCACTACGGGGAACACAGGCTGATCTAGATGAAATTAATGCGTGTCACTTTCGGATTGAAATCGCGCAACAACAGCAAAATATTGATGCGGAGGCCAAGGCTGTCATGAATTTTTATGAGGCAATTGCCGGAGCATCTCACAATATGGTGTTTTTGCATTTGGTTCGGGGCCTTCGGCCTCTGCTTGAGCAAAACATCCTGCACAATTTTAAAATTTTGTACATCCGTACCACAGTAGCTGACAAGATTCATGAACACCGTAAGCTATTGTTAGAAGCGATAGTGCAAAGACAACCGGCGCAGGCTCGTGATGCATCGTATCAACACCTCGCCTTTATTGAAGAAACTCTGCTTGATATCAGCAGAGAGTCCAGCCGGATCGAACGTTCGATTCGTCGACTAGAGCAAAATTAAGACATTCATGCCGGTTTTCTGAAGCCGGAAATTAAGAATAACTAAACTATCTTGAGATAGTGTAATGATAGAGGAAAATGCCATGTCAGATCTTCTTAAACATGATGTGGACTCACTCGAAACGAATGAATGGATTGAAGCAATTGAATCCGTTATTCGTGAAGAAGGTATCGAGCGGGCCCAGTATCTGATTGAACAGGTTCTGCATCAAGCCAGTATTGATGGTATATCGGCCGCTGGTGGTCCGGTAGTGACTGATTATATCAATACCATCGCATTAAAAGATCAGCCTGAATATCCAGGGGATCTGGAGATGGAACGTAAAATTCGAGCCATTATCCGTTGGAATGCGGTGATGATCGTTTTACGTGCTTCTAAGAAAGATTTGGAATTAGGTGGTCACATGGCTTCATTCCAGTCTGCTGCTGCAATGTATGAAACCTGTTTCCATCATTTCTTCCGGGCTCCTAATGAAAAAGATGGTGGGGATCTTGTTTATTACCAAGGTCATATTTCCCCGGGGATTTATTCCCGTGCTTTTGTTGAAGGTCGTCTGAGTGCTGAGCAGCTGGATAATTTCCGCCAGGAAGTTGATGGGAAAGGTTTGCCTTCATATCCGCATCCGAAATTATTGCCTGAATTCTGGCAGTTCCCTACTGTTTCTATGGGGCTTGGGCCCATTTCCGCGATTTATCAGGCCCGGTTCCTCAAGTATCTGACAAACCGTGGATTGAAAGATTGTTCAGAGCAGACTGTTTATGCCTTTTTAGGTGATGGCGAGATGGATGAGCCAGAATCGCGCGGTGCAATTGCTCTGGCTGCTCGTGAAAAATTAGATAATTTGACCTTTATTATTAACTGTAACTTACAGCGCTTAGATGGCCCTGTAACAGGGAATGGTAAAATCATTCAAGAGCTGGAAGGCCAGTTTAAAGGTTCTGGCTGGAATGTCGTCAAAGTGATTTGGGGAAGTGACTGGGATGAACTGTTTGCTAAGGATTCTTCCGGTAAATTACTCCAGTTGATGAACGAAGTCCTCGATGGTGATTACCAGACTTATAAAGCAAAAGATGGTGCTTATGTCCGTGAACATTTCTTTGGCCGTTATCCTGAAACAGCTGAGTTAGTTAAAGACTGGACCGATGAACAGATATTCTCATTGCATCGTGGTGGACATGATATTCGCAAAGTCTATGCGGCATTGAGTAAAGCCAAAGAGACGAAAGATCAGCCAACTGTCATTTTAGCCAAAACGGTTAAAGGATATGGCATGGGTGAATCGGCCGAAGGTAAGAACATTGCCCACCAGGTTAAAAAAATGGATATGGGTTCTGTTTTACACCTGCGTGATCGCCTGCGTCTGGATCTTGATGATGAAAAAGTGAAAGAGCTTCCTTATCTGACGATCGATGAAGGAACGCCTGAATATGAATACTTACATTCTCATCGTAAAGCTCTGATGGGCTATACCCCTCAGCGTCGGACTCATTTTAGCGCTGACATAAATGTTCCAGAATTAACTGATTTTAGTGCTTTGTTAGAAGAGCAAAAACGAGATATTTCAACGACTATAGGATTTGTCCGTACGTTAAATATTTTGTTGAAGAATAAAGCATTGAAAGACCGTATTGTTCCAATAATTGCTGATGAAGCCAGAACCTTTGGTATGGAAGGCCTATTCCGCCAGATTGGTATTTATAATCCGGGTGGTCAGCAATATACCCCTCAAGATCGTGAGCAGGTTGCTTACTATAAAGAAGACTCGAAAGGTCAGGTTTTGCAGGAAGGTATTAATGAAGCAGGTGCAATGGCGAGTTGGATTGCAGCAGCAACCTCATACTCAACCAATGATCAACCGATGATTCCATTTTATATTTACTATTCAATGTTTGGTTTCCAGAGAATCGGCGATCTGGCATGGATGGCTGGGGATCAGCAAGCTCGTGGATTCCTGTTAGGTGGGACTGCCGGGCGTACAACCCTCAATGGTGAAGGGTTGCAACACGAAGATGGTCATAGTCATGTGTTGGCAAATACGATTCCTAACTGTGTAGCCTATGATCCGAGTTTCTCATTTGAAGTAGCGGTTATTGTTCAGGATGGCTTACGCCGTATGTTTGGTGAACAGGAAAATGTTTACTATTACCTGACTGTTATGAACGAAAACTACCATCAGCCATCGATGCCAGAAGGCGCTGAAGAAGGTATTCGTAAAGGGATCTACAAGCTGGAAGATCATGCTGGCGATAAAGCAAAAGTTCAGTTGTTAGGTTCGGGCACGATTATGTTGCAGGTTCGTAAGGCCGCTGAGATCCTGAGTCAGGAATATGGTATTGGTTCTGATGTGTTCAGTGTGACTTCTTTTAACGAATTGACTCGTGATGGCCAGGATGTCGAGCGTTACAACATGCTACATCCGGATGAAGAACCTCGTCAGCCATACATTACGAGTGTTCTGGATCATCTGCCAACGATTGCTGCGACCGATTATATCAAAGTTCATGCGGATCAGGTTCGGGCATATGTTCCCGGGTCATACAAAGTGCTTGGAACGGATGGTTTTGGTCGCAGTGACAGCCGTGATAATTTGCGTCGTCATTTTGAAGTCAATGCACATTATCTGGTGGTGGCGACATTACATCAGTTGGCTCAAGATGGTCAGCTTGATAAGAGTATTGTGACTGAAGCCATTGCTAAGTTTGGTATTGACGCTGAAAAAATTAACCCGCTGCATGCATAAGGGCTAAGAGAATGAGTATTGAAATTTATGTGCCTGATATCGGTACAGATGAAGTCGATGTGACCGAAATTTTAGTCAATGTTGGCGATACGGTTGAAGAAGAACAGTCGCTGATTACGGTCGAAGGTGATAAAGCCTCAATGGAAGTTCCGGCTTCCCATACCGGTGTTATTAAGGAAATTAAGGTAGCTGTAGGCGATAAAGTGCAAACGGGTAGCCTGATTATGATTTTTGACGAAGCAGGAGCTAGTGTGGTTTCTGAACAAAGTGCTTCAGCTCCGGTGCCTTCCTCGCCTGTTGCTGAGACTATTGTTGAGGTGAATGTTCCCGATATCGGTGATGATGAAGTTGAAGTCACGGAAATTCTGGTGAATGTTGGCGATAGCATCAGTGAAGAGCAATCGTTGATTACGGTTGAGGGGGATAAAGCCTCCATGGAGGTTCCAGCACCATTTGATGGCGTCTTAAAAGAGCTGAAAGTGGCTGTAGGCGATAAAGTCAAAACGGGTTCTTTGATCATGATGTTCACTACAGGGGCTGTTGCAAGCGATGCCCCTGTTGCATCAGCGTCACCAGTTGCAACTCAAATACAAGACGTGAATGTTCCAGACATTGGTAGTGATGAAGTTGAAGTGACTGAAGTTATGGTCAGCGTCGGAGATACTATTGAAGAAGAACAATCACTGATTACTGTTGAAGGTGATAAAGCATCCATGGAAGTTCCAGCGCCTTTTGCCGGAACCGTTAAAGAGTTGAAAGTTGCTGTGGGTGATAAAGTGAAAACGGGCACGCTGATCATGTTATTTGAGACTAGTGCTCCGGGTAGTGCGGCTTCGGCAGCTCCTGCCATTTCGACACCTACCGTGTCAGCTTCATCTTCTGCCCCTGCTGCTTCTCCTGCGGTAAGTCAGGGTGCGAATGAATTTGTTGAAAATAGCGCTTATGTTCATGCTTCACCTGTTGTTCGCCGTTTGGCCCGGGAACTCGGTATCAATCTGGCGAAGGTTAAGGCAACTGGACGTAAAAGCCGAATCACTAAAGAAGATGTTCAGAATTACGTTAAAGATGCTGTTCGTAAGGTTGAATCAGGAGTTGCTGGTGGCAGTGGATTAGATGTTCTGGCCTGGCCTAAAGTTGACTTTTCTAAGTTTGGTGGAATTGAAGAAGTTGCTTTATCCCGAATTCAGAAAATCTCCGGGCCGAACCTTCATCGTAACTGGGTTAAAATTCCACATGTAACTCAGTTTGATGAAACGGATATCACTGATTTGGAAGCATTTCGTAAAGCAGAAAATCAAATCGTTGCTAAGAAAGATCTGGGCTTTAAAATTACCCCGCTGGTCTTTATGATGAAAGCAGCAGCGAAAGCTCTGGAACAGTATCCTAAGTTTAATGCATCTCTTTCTGAC contains these protein-coding regions:
- the coaE gene encoding Dephospho-CoA kinase; translated protein: MIVALTGGIASGKTTVANIFADQGIDCIDADVIARHVVEPGKPALEEIKSHFGDDIIFPDGTLNRRKLREQIFKSSKQRKWLETCLHPRIRHEIMVQLATSKSPYTLLIVPLLVENGLHKLADRVLVVDISPEDQLKRVCIRDKVSADQAKAIISSQATREQRLAIADDVIVNSHSLKSLQSDAFLFHKKYLQLAKDHDSSQNTL
- the outO gene encoding Type 4 prepilin-like proteins leader peptide-processing enzyme — encoded protein: MNTLSMVWQYSPITFITFTLILALIIGSFLNMLIYRLPLILKRQWREDSQQFLEELSQQAPLPEGVFNLWLPRSQCPHCHTTIPFWHNIPVISWLVLRGHCHHCKAPIGWRYLFVELLSPVLIFSCFNHFGLSEQWFLACIFTLALLALAVIDLKTMLLPDQLTLPLLWLGLLINTQQTFVPLSQAVWGAAIGYVFLWLLYWGFKLLTHKEGMGYGDFKLLAAIGAWFGWQALPMTLLLSSILGALFGIVLLIKKHSNRHTPLPFGPFLAIGASIYLLAGNTITHWYGLLLGAVY
- the gspF gene encoding Putative type II secretion system protein F, coding for MNTLINCFYYWKGVDQYGKLRKGRYLAPSEHHLQQQLISEQISLIKARRLPCWLTKWLRRPLTLTQRYMFVEQLATSLNAGMSLHQTLNILHQRYHQKNLKTLIQQLISMIEEGKAFSTALEQSKQFPILYSQLIKTGERSGKLPEIFIYLSEHLKRQLSLRRKLINSLSYPTIVIIMTSLTLIFMLHFIIPKFTSLFNELHTPIPAYTQWILDVSQHLQILLPYILVTVSISAFTIYVAQRRWPNLRHIQEKVIFEIPMLGKILLQSQQQRINSILMTTYTSGLPIMQGLNCAYEASNNGLFQTKLKETMKLIHEGDSFYAAASQMQLLTRDHLQLLMIGEESGTLDKMLVKITELGHEELMATTEVLVNLIEPLVMAVVGLVIGVIVVAIYLPIFDLGRVIH
- the nadC_2 gene encoding Nicotinate-nucleotide pyrophosphorylase [carboxylating] yields the protein MIASHILKDNVKAALAEDLNGNADKDLSAQLIPSENTSTATIISREKGIFCGQPFVEEVFNQLHSSSIKIEWQINEGQQLSPNQTICHLHGPSRILLTGERTALNFIQTLSAIATVTSQYVQKLQGTHCQLLDTRKTLPGLRFASKYAVTVGGGHNHRFGLFDAFLIKENHIMACGCIHKAIERAKQIAPTTKVEIEVENLDEFREALTCPCDVIMLDNFTIEMMKEAITTRQKLHKQAIKLEVSGDVTLNTIRDYALTGVDFISVGALTKHIKALDLSMRFIHHC
- the ampD gene encoding 1,6-anhydro-N-acetylmuramyl-L-alanine amidase AmpD; amino-acid sequence: MAVIKGKPIDSRISYQPLLHKTDCFESMQIPAIIELEYEQWLNNAIRCISPFYNDRPDADDISLLVIHCISLPRGCYRNQMVQHLFQGRLGCFSHPELKNVATLNVSAHLFIDRVGTCYQFVPFNRRAWHAGISCFEGVDNCNDYSIGIELEGIDDGSFTTLQYNRLVEVSRLLVNHYPRMTHERIVGHSDIAPERKTDPGNGFDWSYYRQQLLGNS
- the ampE gene encoding Protein AmpE — protein: MSLIALIIALILERTRHYQSRWLWQDVTHRWFSWLPCRHSLSWLALGVGLPTIFIAIVQWFVRGWLFGSVSFVLWITIPLLILGCPQLQKSFREYLRDSIEDPQQACQIFNQQLDVIYPGCASQPLDSLEQTSRFLCWINFRYYFSVIFWFSLGGPFLAMSYGLLRSLHRWAIENSQSGCSVDMLTRLLHWIDWIPVRLSTFSFVVCAGSASGFKVWLHSLRDVHHANADWLGQVGAECRERHEEKPITYNQMMMATVYLLKSSILLTLVIIALFTLYGWLV
- the pdhR gene encoding Pyruvate dehydrogenase complex repressor; translation: MNSLETMILEGSLRPGQRLPAERELAKRFDVSRPSLREAIQKLEAKGLVVRRQGGGTFVQEDLREGLTDPLFKLLSEHPEGQLDLLEFRHAFEGIAAYYAALRGTQADLDEINACHFRIEIAQQQQNIDAEAKAVMNFYEAIAGASHNMVFLHLVRGLRPLLEQNILHNFKILYIRTTVADKIHEHRKLLLEAIVQRQPAQARDASYQHLAFIEETLLDISRESSRIERSIRRLEQN